Proteins from a single region of Equus asinus isolate D_3611 breed Donkey chromosome 17, EquAss-T2T_v2, whole genome shotgun sequence:
- the GAL gene encoding galanin peptides, giving the protein MPRGCALLLASLLLAAALSAAPGLGSPVKEKRGWTLNSAGYLLGPHAIDNHRSFHDKHGLAGKRELQPEDEARPGSYDRPLPENNVVRTIIEFLNFLHLKEAGALERLPDLLPVASAEDTEQA; this is encoded by the exons ATGCCCAGAGGCTGCGCCCTCCTGCTCGCCTCCCTGCTCCTCGCCGCGGCCCTTTCAGCCGCCCCGGGGCTCGGGTCACCG GTGAAGGAAAAGAGAGGCTGGACCCTGAACAGCGCTGGCTACCTTCTCGGTCCAC ATGCCATCGACAACCACAGATCATTTCATGACAAGCACGGCCTCGCTGGCAAGAGGGAACTCCAGCCTGAAGACGAAGCGAGGCCAG GAAGCTATGACAGGCCGCTGCCCGAGAACAATGTTGTGCGCACGATAATCGAGTTTCTGAATTTCTTGCATCTCAAAG AGGCTGGGGCCCTGGAGCGCCTGCCCGATCTCCTGCCAGTAGCCTCCGCGGAAGACACGGAGCAGGCCTGA